One Vicia villosa cultivar HV-30 ecotype Madison, WI linkage group LG5, Vvil1.0, whole genome shotgun sequence genomic window, AACTTCATTAAACAAAAATTTGGTTAAAAACTTACCTTCCAGAGTCTCGGCTGTCAAAGAAACACCGTGCTCTAGCACAAACTAACATTCATTTTATTAAATAACATTCTCTACTTTGATAACTCCTCTTTCATTCCCACAAGAGAATCCCCTTCAAAACACTTACTTTTCCATCTTTTTGGTTTGCACCTTTTTACGAATTCATCCAGAATTTCAGTTAATCGATTCAGAAGACTGCCGCGAATTGGCCGTTGCAAACCAATTCGCAATACCCTCTCTATATACTACAGTAAATTAAGTGACTATGATTGGAATTATAAAATGGATTTTATTGGAGACTTCATGGAAAGACTTGATAGACAATTTTAAACAATATCAGACAAGATAAAATCTATAGCAAAAGATGTCAGAGTAAAAATAATATGAACATGTAATACGGACCAACCATTAACTTCCATTCAGTCAACAAaagtgatgatgaaagtatgatCTGCATTTTACCTGCTTGCAAGGAATCCCCTTTAAGGATTCAACAAGACGTGGCCTGAAAATTGCTCGATTTGTATCTCTATGACCACAGCAGAAATACGAATTATCTCCACAAGTGTATACCTGCAAAGTGAAAACACAAGTTCACAATGGATACAAGTATTAATCATTTTACAATCTAAAACTATTGGTTTCAATTTCAAGAAAATAAAGCATTAATTAATCGAATAGATACTAAGCCGCTACAAACCTCTCCAGATTGCATAACAAAAGCTGCATGGTTATAGGAGGCCGAAACATGCGTGACATGCGCCAAAGGTGGGAAACTGATTCGGGCCAATGCTGGAAGCTGTGTTGTTTCAGACCCTTGACCAAGTGCACCACACAAGCTAGAACCACATGAATAGACCGAGGAGTTGCTGATCGCTAAGGTGTGATACTTTCCTATTGTTATTTGCATCTGCCAAtaaaatgccattcatcattaaGAAAACCGTCCAAATTGCGAGATTTTTTCTTAAACTATCATGATACAACATTTAAAATTCCAAATCCACTTCCTTTTAATTTTTCTGTTCTATTATTGGACTAATACATTATTTCATTTACATCACTTGTTACAAAATGTATAATGGTGACAAGTCATACCATATAAGCTGTTCTGTTTAACAAAGTGAAAAACATTAAACATCACCAATCTTAAGAATTTACCTAACAATAGAATAAAAACCGAAAAAACAACTCATAATCCAAGAGGAAAACTAAAAAACAATGGTCTACATatataatgaaataaatattaCACTTCCTGATGGTGTCTCAACCATGCCAGAGGCTTGTTCCACAGACTGCAAGAACCTCAAAACCCCCGCTTCCAATTTCCGCCGCATCTATCATACAACTCCTTGAAAGGATAATAAATACTACTACTCTTGATAGAAGTTAACCATGTTTGCTCTTGAGCTTTTTATCTTTAAAACACTAATAGTAAACAATGATTTTCCTCCAACATGCGAAAAATAACAACAATTCCTTTAAACTTACGCGTATCCACATAAATTCTGCCGTGAAGCTTAATTTAATTGAGTAAATAAAACCAAAGTATTACTAACTAAGGTATTATATTTAATAAGTCATTTACTAATTGAGCAAGAAGTCATTTACTAGTTGGGTGGGTTATTAATTGAGTAAATAAAGTTTCT contains:
- the LOC131602655 gene encoding uncharacterized protein LOC131602655; amino-acid sequence: MRRKLEAGVLRFLQSVEQASGMVETPSGSMQITIGKYHTLAISNSSVYSCGSSLCGALGQGSETTQLPALARISFPPLAHVTHVSASYNHAAFVMQSGEVYTCGDNSYFCCGHRDTNRAIFRPRLVESLKGIPCKQVKCRSYFHHHFC